A stretch of Paenibacillus mucilaginosus 3016 DNA encodes these proteins:
- the cysI gene encoding assimilatory sulfite reductase (NADPH) hemoprotein subunit, with protein sequence MSENNLLSPNSAPHSDVEDIKRRSNYLRGSLEETLQDRITGSIPEDDNRLMKFHGSYMQDDRDLRNERQKQKLEPAYQFMLRVRAAGGVVTPDQWLMMDRVAQKYANGTIRLTTRQSFQLHGVLKWNMKSTIKEVNDAMLSTLAACGDVNRNVMANPNPYESEVHGEVYEWASRISNHLDPRTRAYHEIWLDGEKVVDSRDNEEQEPIYGPVYLPRKFKIGMAIPPSNDVDVFSQDLGYIAIVEDGRLKGFNISVGGGMGMTHGDPATYPQLAQVIGFCTPEQAVDVAEKTVMIQRDYGDRSVRKHARFKYTIDDRGIEWFIGELTSRLGYSLEPAREFRFDSNGDRYGWVEGTNGKWHFNLFIQNGRVMDEEGYPLMTGLREIAKVHTGDFRLTANQNLIISNVTTAKKKKIDALIKEYALTDGLHYTALKRNSMACVALPTCGLAMAESERYLPTLLDKLEPMLVENGLRDEDIVIRMTGCPNGCARPMLAEISFIGKAPGKYNMYLGGGFAGQRLNKLYKENIGEAEILESLQGMFSRYAKERNEGEHFGDFVIRAGYVKETRSGQDFHAV encoded by the coding sequence ATGTCCGAAAATAATCTGCTTTCACCGAACAGTGCGCCGCACAGCGATGTGGAAGATATCAAGCGCCGCAGTAATTATCTGCGCGGCAGCCTGGAAGAAACGCTGCAAGACCGTATTACGGGCTCCATCCCGGAAGATGACAACCGCCTCATGAAGTTCCACGGCAGCTACATGCAGGACGACAGAGACCTGCGCAACGAGCGCCAGAAGCAGAAGCTCGAGCCTGCGTACCAGTTCATGCTGCGTGTCCGCGCGGCGGGCGGCGTCGTGACGCCGGACCAGTGGCTGATGATGGACCGCGTCGCACAGAAGTACGCGAACGGAACGATCCGTCTGACCACGCGCCAGTCCTTCCAGCTCCACGGCGTGCTCAAGTGGAACATGAAGTCCACGATCAAGGAAGTCAACGACGCGATGCTGAGCACGCTCGCCGCCTGCGGCGACGTGAACCGTAACGTGATGGCCAACCCGAATCCGTATGAGTCGGAAGTTCACGGCGAAGTATACGAATGGGCAAGCCGGATCAGCAACCATCTCGATCCGCGCACCCGCGCGTATCATGAGATCTGGCTGGACGGCGAGAAAGTGGTCGACAGCCGCGACAACGAAGAGCAGGAGCCGATCTACGGACCGGTATACCTCCCGCGGAAGTTCAAGATCGGGATGGCGATTCCGCCGTCCAACGACGTGGACGTCTTCTCCCAGGACCTCGGCTATATCGCCATCGTCGAAGACGGCCGTCTGAAGGGCTTCAACATCTCGGTCGGCGGCGGCATGGGGATGACGCACGGGGACCCGGCGACCTATCCGCAGCTTGCCCAAGTCATCGGCTTCTGCACGCCGGAGCAGGCGGTTGACGTGGCGGAGAAGACCGTTATGATCCAGCGCGATTACGGCGACCGTTCGGTGCGCAAGCACGCGCGCTTCAAGTACACGATCGACGACCGCGGCATCGAGTGGTTCATCGGCGAGCTGACAAGCCGCCTCGGCTACAGCCTTGAGCCTGCCCGTGAGTTCCGCTTCGACAGCAACGGAGACCGTTACGGCTGGGTGGAAGGCACGAACGGCAAGTGGCACTTCAACCTGTTCATCCAGAACGGACGTGTCATGGACGAAGAGGGCTACCCTCTGATGACGGGGCTGCGCGAGATTGCCAAGGTGCATACCGGCGATTTCCGCCTGACGGCGAACCAGAACCTGATCATCAGCAATGTCACCACGGCGAAGAAGAAGAAGATCGACGCCCTGATCAAGGAATACGCCCTCACGGACGGACTCCACTATACCGCGCTGAAGCGCAATTCGATGGCCTGTGTGGCGCTTCCGACCTGCGGACTGGCCATGGCCGAATCCGAGCGCTACCTTCCGACGCTGCTCGATAAGCTCGAGCCGATGCTCGTGGAGAACGGCCTGCGCGACGAGGACATCGTCATCCGCATGACCGGCTGCCCGAACGGCTGCGCCCGTCCGATGCTTGCCGAGATCTCGTTCATCGGCAAGGCGCCGGGCAAGTACAACATGTACCTCGGCGGCGGCTTCGCCGGCCAGCGCCTCAACAAGCTGTACAAAGAGAATATCGGCGAGGCCGAAATTCTCGAATCCCTGCAGGGCATGTTCTCCCGCTATGCCAAGGAGCGCAATGAAGGCGAGCACTTCGGCGACTTCGTGATCCGCGCCGGCTACGTCAAGGAGACGCGTTCCGGACAAGATTTCCACGCTGTATAA
- a CDS encoding AAA family ATPase codes for MNIGVDQVAGYLPGLILRKLTDAGWDRSRPVEETASGAVLFVDISGFTHLAKQAAQQGTIGLEQLSVILNTYFDTMISTIADLGGEVVHFAGDALLAVWSLAASGGSPALCTQLAVQCALQLQEALHDRELLPPLRLSLRSIVGAGEYRVSYVGGLGGRWELVLSGDAVRQITDGGPQSLPGRVLLSGAAFALVEDSCIPEKADGEAGGIFVSSVTAGEFQPQAEQTGWGDVPEEALLPYLPPSVIASAAAQGSDWAAELRKVTVLFIHLPEFHQGVPVETIQQAIYAIQHIMQTYEGVINKVSLDDKGAAVIAGMGLPSLTHERNAARAVKAGLAVNARLAAMKVPHAIGIASGMVFCGSIGSRVRREYTMIGETVNLAARLMQAAEGGVLCDEATREEALGEMAMEPQGTRHFKGFAEPLGVFRPTGAARTAELQPQSMIGRSGEKAELLGRLDALLAGVGGTILISGEAGMGKSRLIQYVYEQAKERRIRLLAGSGDSIERRTPYFPWRSVFFHLLQLDLLPDDTAAAAGYVLDKVQSLLPSMVHLGPLLNPVLPFEIPDNERTEPMTGQARADNTLDFLTELLREGIGAAPTVIILDDGHWLDSASWTLLLAVSRQLPRVLLLLALRPDDSSLPAEYELVAGEPATVMLSLRELSERDTLQLLCDRLGAAALPEAVTSLILSKFEGHPFFSEEFAYALRDRGFIEVREGECWVVKELEEFQDVHYPPTIQGIIMSRIDRLPPAEQLVLKAASVIGRLFSYSALHGTLPLKTSREELSVYLELLEQVNMTVLEDMEPELTYLFKHIITQEVTYSMLLHSQRRQLHHAVAQWYERQFTDMAPYYNTLAHHWSKAGVTEKTALYLEKSGELALRTGAYQEAVTAFEELVGLIPEAAPAVSEAAKWNRLLGEAYMAIGDMAKATEQLYEALALRGRRQAGGPARFAWHVAGQLGRQLLHRSRPSLFIGRQKGRSSELDEVARCYFRLSEISFFINKPLENLYHSLHGLNFAEASGPSTVLAQITGNMCVTAGIMTMHPLAGAYRKQALEVAAEVQDPTAQAWVAMDLSLYHIGIGEWEDAEKLALEAIAIYDRIGNRRYWEAASYLHVKVLLYHKADFEGSMKLAGMIYDSGQRSGNAQAKSWGLLARAESLLYLERTEEALLLLQEAEALIPVNIGRTEEIRVYCLLAFASMKAGNRTEAQHYARKGLGFIRSSAPTTYYSFDSYALLVEVFLELWGTGREESVKTELQQSLKALQSFARIFPIAKPRLSLYRGTAAWLEGKIGKARQAWKMGWTQARQAGMPYEEGRAYLEAARRLQASDPEQAGCAAKASSLLEPLGIRL; via the coding sequence ATGAACATCGGAGTTGACCAAGTAGCCGGCTATCTCCCCGGACTGATCTTAAGAAAGTTGACCGACGCAGGATGGGACCGCAGCAGGCCTGTGGAAGAGACGGCCTCCGGAGCCGTCCTGTTCGTGGATATTTCGGGCTTCACCCATCTGGCGAAGCAGGCAGCGCAGCAGGGCACGATCGGCCTCGAGCAGCTGTCCGTCATTCTCAACACCTATTTTGATACGATGATCTCGACGATTGCGGATCTCGGTGGCGAAGTGGTCCATTTTGCCGGAGATGCGCTTCTGGCGGTATGGAGCCTGGCCGCCTCCGGCGGCAGTCCGGCGCTATGCACACAGCTGGCGGTACAGTGCGCACTTCAGCTTCAGGAGGCACTGCACGACCGGGAGCTCCTCCCGCCGCTGCGGCTCTCGCTGCGCTCCATTGTGGGAGCGGGCGAGTATCGCGTCAGCTATGTCGGCGGGCTCGGGGGGAGATGGGAGCTCGTGCTCTCCGGCGATGCGGTCCGGCAGATCACCGACGGCGGCCCCCAGTCGCTCCCGGGGCGGGTCCTGCTCTCGGGCGCCGCATTTGCGCTCGTAGAGGACAGCTGCATCCCTGAGAAAGCGGACGGGGAAGCCGGAGGGATCTTCGTATCCTCAGTGACCGCGGGGGAATTCCAGCCTCAGGCGGAGCAGACGGGGTGGGGGGATGTCCCCGAGGAAGCCCTGCTGCCGTATCTGCCTCCATCGGTGATCGCATCGGCTGCGGCTCAAGGCTCGGACTGGGCGGCGGAGCTGCGCAAAGTGACGGTCCTGTTCATCCACCTGCCCGAGTTCCATCAGGGTGTCCCGGTCGAAACGATCCAGCAGGCGATCTACGCCATTCAGCACATCATGCAGACCTATGAAGGCGTCATCAACAAGGTCAGCCTCGATGACAAAGGGGCTGCCGTGATCGCCGGCATGGGGCTGCCTTCCCTGACGCACGAGAGGAATGCGGCCCGGGCGGTCAAGGCGGGCCTCGCCGTGAATGCCCGGCTCGCGGCCATGAAGGTTCCGCATGCGATCGGGATCGCCAGCGGCATGGTGTTCTGCGGCTCGATCGGCAGCCGGGTCCGGCGGGAATATACGATGATCGGCGAGACGGTGAATCTGGCCGCCCGGCTCATGCAGGCGGCGGAGGGCGGTGTACTGTGTGACGAGGCTACCCGGGAGGAGGCGCTCGGGGAGATGGCGATGGAGCCGCAGGGGACGCGGCACTTCAAGGGCTTCGCCGAACCGCTTGGCGTGTTCCGGCCCACGGGAGCGGCCCGGACCGCAGAGCTCCAGCCGCAGTCGATGATCGGGCGCAGCGGGGAGAAGGCGGAGCTGCTTGGCCGTTTGGATGCGCTGCTCGCAGGAGTTGGCGGTACCATCCTGATCTCCGGCGAAGCCGGGATGGGCAAATCCCGCCTGATCCAGTATGTGTATGAACAGGCGAAGGAGCGAAGAATCCGTCTGCTGGCAGGTAGCGGCGACTCGATTGAAAGGCGGACGCCTTACTTCCCTTGGCGCTCGGTATTTTTCCATCTGCTGCAGCTTGACCTGCTGCCGGACGACACAGCTGCCGCAGCGGGTTACGTTCTTGATAAAGTACAATCCCTGCTGCCGTCCATGGTCCATCTCGGGCCGCTCCTGAATCCGGTGCTGCCCTTTGAGATCCCGGATAATGAGCGGACCGAGCCGATGACCGGTCAGGCGCGGGCGGACAATACCCTGGATTTCCTGACGGAGCTGCTCCGCGAGGGGATCGGTGCCGCGCCGACCGTCATCATCCTTGATGACGGACACTGGCTCGATTCCGCTTCCTGGACGCTGCTGCTTGCCGTATCCCGGCAGCTGCCCCGGGTCCTGCTGCTGCTGGCCCTGCGTCCCGATGATTCCTCGCTGCCGGCGGAATACGAGCTGGTTGCCGGGGAGCCTGCCACGGTCATGCTCTCCCTGAGGGAGCTCTCCGAGCGGGATACCCTTCAGCTGCTCTGCGACCGTCTGGGCGCAGCCGCACTGCCGGAAGCGGTGACCTCCCTGATTCTGAGCAAATTCGAGGGGCATCCGTTCTTCAGCGAGGAGTTCGCTTATGCCCTCCGCGACCGGGGCTTCATCGAAGTACGCGAGGGGGAGTGCTGGGTGGTGAAGGAGCTGGAGGAGTTCCAGGACGTCCACTATCCCCCGACGATTCAAGGGATTATCATGAGCCGGATCGACCGGCTGCCGCCTGCGGAGCAGCTGGTGCTGAAGGCGGCCAGCGTGATCGGCCGTCTCTTCTCCTACTCGGCTCTGCATGGGACCCTGCCGCTCAAGACGAGCAGGGAAGAACTCTCCGTGTACCTCGAGCTGCTCGAGCAGGTGAACATGACGGTGCTCGAAGACATGGAGCCGGAGCTGACCTATCTCTTCAAGCATATCATCACCCAGGAGGTCACCTACAGCATGCTGCTCCACTCCCAGCGGAGGCAGCTGCATCACGCGGTTGCGCAGTGGTATGAGCGGCAGTTCACGGATATGGCTCCTTATTACAACACGCTGGCCCATCACTGGTCGAAGGCAGGGGTGACGGAGAAGACGGCTCTCTATCTCGAAAAATCCGGTGAACTCGCCCTGCGGACGGGCGCCTACCAGGAAGCGGTAACGGCATTCGAAGAGCTTGTCGGTCTGATCCCCGAAGCGGCGCCGGCGGTCTCCGAAGCGGCCAAGTGGAACCGTCTCCTGGGCGAGGCGTATATGGCGATCGGAGATATGGCCAAGGCGACCGAGCAGCTGTATGAGGCCCTGGCTCTCCGGGGCCGCCGGCAGGCGGGAGGGCCGGCCCGGTTCGCCTGGCATGTGGCCGGGCAGCTGGGGCGGCAGCTGCTGCACCGCTCCCGGCCGTCGCTCTTTATCGGCCGGCAGAAGGGGAGAAGCAGCGAGCTCGATGAAGTGGCCCGCTGCTACTTCCGGCTCTCGGAGATCAGCTTCTTCATCAACAAGCCGCTTGAGAATCTGTATCATTCGCTGCACGGCCTGAACTTCGCTGAAGCCTCAGGCCCCTCGACCGTACTCGCGCAGATCACCGGCAACATGTGCGTCACGGCAGGCATTATGACGATGCATCCGCTGGCGGGCGCCTACCGTAAGCAGGCGCTGGAGGTGGCTGCCGAGGTTCAGGACCCGACGGCCCAGGCCTGGGTGGCGATGGATTTGTCTCTGTATCACATCGGGATCGGCGAGTGGGAGGATGCCGAGAAGCTGGCGCTCGAAGCCATTGCCATCTATGACCGGATCGGGAACCGCCGGTACTGGGAAGCCGCTTCTTACCTGCATGTCAAAGTGCTGCTCTACCACAAGGCGGATTTCGAGGGCAGCATGAAGCTGGCGGGAATGATCTATGACTCCGGGCAGCGCAGCGGCAACGCCCAGGCGAAGTCCTGGGGACTTCTGGCCCGGGCGGAAAGTCTCCTTTATCTCGAGCGGACGGAAGAAGCCCTGCTCCTGCTGCAGGAGGCGGAGGCGCTGATTCCGGTGAACATCGGCCGTACGGAAGAGATCCGCGTGTACTGCCTGCTCGCCTTCGCAAGCATGAAGGCCGGCAATCGGACGGAAGCGCAGCATTATGCCCGGAAGGGGCTCGGGTTTATCCGCAGCTCCGCACCGACCACTTACTACTCGTTTGACAGCTACGCCCTGCTTGTGGAAGTGTTCCTGGAGCTGTGGGGCACCGGCAGAGAGGAATCGGTGAAGACCGAGCTGCAGCAGTCGCTGAAGGCGCTGCAATCGTTCGCCCGCATCTTCCCCATTGCGAAGCCGAGGCTGTCGTTATACCGCGGCACCGCCGCCTGGCTGGAAGGGAAAATAGGCAAAGCCCGCCAGGCCTGGAAGATGGGCTGGACGCAGGCCCGCCAAGCCGGGATGCCTTACGAAGAGGGGCGTGCGTACCTCGAAGCCGCCCGCCGGCTCCAGGCATCGGATCCCGAGCAGGCCGGCTGTGCAGCGAAGGCCTCCAGCCTGCTGGAGCCGCTGGGAATCCGGCTGTAA
- a CDS encoding MATE family efflux transporter, giving the protein MMLNVIITHVYVCLPASCLCLIERKEVPFLTLHSTRASAPPVQPERPGGEILTHRTFLALSIPLMLSALSTPLLGVVDTAVIGRIPDPSLLGGVAVGTLIFNTLYWLLGFLRVSTSGFTAQAQGAGDPAGLSLSFYRPLLLAGVFGLLLVLLQSPIRDVSLALMTAGPEVEGYAGVYYNIRIWGAPFALANYVVMGWLIGVSRVKGAMLLQIGMNLSNILLCLLLVGGLKMEVTGVAWATLLSEVGAAAAGVIWVLMLQRRGRGGASLRNVINLRPMMLMLKVNRDLLIRTACLLAVFFLFTSRGAALGEDTLAANAILLQIHYVMAYLYDGFANASSILTGRALGERSAVLYRRAVRLGGIWSFGLSAVLTVIVLLWGSELLTLFTGMPEVLELARQYLPWLLLYPLAGFWGLQLYGVFAGATMAGPIRNSLVFSLAVFIPLLFLTVPPLGNHGLWLSFIVFTLGRSVFLWMYLPRLNRLFLTKKSAG; this is encoded by the coding sequence ATGATGTTAAATGTAATTATTACGCATGTGTACGTTTGCCTGCCCGCAAGCTGCTTGTGCCTCATCGAAAGAAAGGAAGTGCCTTTTTTGACTTTACATTCAACCCGGGCTTCGGCTCCTCCGGTACAGCCTGAGCGGCCGGGCGGAGAGATTCTGACTCACCGCACCTTCCTTGCTTTGTCGATTCCCCTGATGCTGTCGGCGCTCTCCACACCTCTGCTCGGGGTCGTGGATACCGCCGTCATCGGCCGGATCCCGGACCCGTCGCTGCTTGGAGGCGTGGCTGTCGGCACGCTGATCTTCAATACGCTCTACTGGCTCCTCGGCTTCCTGCGGGTCAGCACCTCCGGCTTCACGGCCCAGGCGCAGGGGGCCGGGGATCCGGCCGGCCTCAGCCTGTCCTTTTACCGTCCGCTGCTGCTGGCCGGGGTGTTCGGACTGCTGCTGGTCCTCCTGCAGAGCCCGATCCGGGACGTTTCGCTGGCTCTGATGACTGCGGGCCCGGAGGTGGAAGGCTATGCGGGTGTGTACTATAACATCCGCATCTGGGGGGCTCCTTTTGCGCTGGCCAATTATGTCGTGATGGGATGGCTGATCGGCGTCTCGCGGGTGAAGGGAGCGATGTTACTGCAGATCGGCATGAATCTCTCCAACATTCTTCTCTGCCTGCTCCTTGTCGGGGGGCTCAAGATGGAGGTAACCGGTGTGGCCTGGGCGACGCTGCTGTCTGAAGTCGGCGCCGCCGCCGCCGGGGTGATCTGGGTGCTGATGCTGCAGCGCAGGGGGAGGGGGGGCGCATCCCTGCGGAACGTCATCAACCTTCGCCCGATGATGCTGATGCTGAAGGTCAACCGCGACCTGCTGATCCGTACCGCATGCCTGCTGGCCGTCTTCTTCCTGTTCACCTCCCGGGGCGCAGCGCTGGGGGAGGATACGCTGGCGGCCAATGCCATTCTGCTGCAGATCCACTATGTCATGGCTTATCTGTATGACGGATTTGCCAATGCCAGCAGTATTCTGACCGGCAGGGCGCTCGGCGAACGCAGTGCCGTTCTGTACCGGAGAGCGGTCCGGCTCGGCGGAATCTGGTCCTTCGGCTTGTCGGCCGTCCTGACCGTCATCGTGCTCCTGTGGGGCAGTGAGCTGCTCACGCTCTTCACCGGTATGCCCGAAGTGCTGGAGCTTGCCCGGCAGTATCTGCCCTGGCTGCTGCTGTATCCGCTGGCCGGATTCTGGGGACTGCAGCTGTACGGCGTCTTCGCAGGGGCCACGATGGCCGGCCCGATCCGCAATTCGCTCGTCTTCTCCCTGGCCGTCTTCATTCCGCTGCTGTTCCTCACGGTTCCGCCGCTGGGCAATCATGGGCTGTGGCTTTCCTTCATCGTCTTTACCCTGGGCCGGTCCGTGTTCCTATGGATGTATTTGCCGCGGCTGAACCGTCTTTTCCTAACAAAGAAATCCGCGGGCTAA
- a CDS encoding assimilatory sulfite reductase (NADPH) flavoprotein subunit codes for MVLQVTNSPFNQEQVELLNRILPSLTDNQRVWLSGYLSAFQGAAGAAAVPAAAAPAAAPAQAKEATVLFGSQTGNSNGLAKKLAKKLEAQGVQVTLSSMSDFKPNGLKKVQNLLIVVSTHGEGEPPDNAIAFYEFLHSKRAPKLDGMQFSVLALGDTSYEYFCQTGKDFDARLEELGAKRLTPRVDCDVDFADAAAEWMDQVAGSLNGASAAAAVSGGAEAPAAGAAESEYSRSNPFQAEVLENLNLNGRGSDRETRHVELSLEGSNLQYEAGDSLGVYPENHPRLVDELIEAMGWNAEEPVAVNKNGEQKPLRDALLRNFEITVLTKPLLEQVAKLASNSGIGELLEAGREQELRAYTNGRDLLDLVQDYSLKGIPAGEFVSVLRKMPPRLYSIASSPKAYPDEVHLTVRTVRYEAQGRNRYGVCSVHLSERVQPGDPLPVFVQSNPSFKLPENGDTPIIMIGPGTGVAPFRAFLGEREETGAEGKSWLFYGDQHFATDFLYQVEWQRWLKDGVLTRMDVAFSRDTDEKVYVQHRMLEKSRELYQWLQEGACVYVCGDEKKMAHDVHAALATILEQEGGLSPEEAVEYLNRMQQQKRYQRDVY; via the coding sequence TTGGTACTTCAAGTAACGAACAGTCCTTTTAATCAGGAGCAAGTCGAATTGCTCAATCGCATCCTGCCGAGTTTGACGGACAACCAACGTGTCTGGCTCAGCGGATACCTTAGCGCTTTTCAGGGCGCGGCGGGCGCAGCGGCCGTACCGGCTGCGGCAGCACCTGCGGCGGCTCCGGCGCAGGCCAAGGAAGCGACCGTGCTCTTCGGTTCGCAGACGGGCAACAGCAACGGGCTCGCGAAGAAGCTGGCGAAGAAGCTGGAAGCCCAGGGCGTCCAGGTGACGCTCTCCTCGATGAGCGACTTCAAGCCGAACGGCCTGAAAAAGGTGCAGAACCTGCTTATCGTCGTGAGCACCCACGGCGAAGGCGAGCCGCCGGACAACGCGATCGCATTCTACGAGTTCCTCCACAGCAAGAGAGCGCCGAAGCTCGACGGCATGCAGTTCTCCGTCCTTGCTCTGGGCGATACGTCCTATGAATACTTCTGTCAGACGGGCAAGGACTTCGACGCCCGCCTCGAGGAGCTGGGTGCGAAGCGCCTGACTCCGCGCGTGGACTGTGACGTCGACTTCGCAGACGCGGCGGCCGAGTGGATGGACCAGGTCGCCGGTTCGCTGAACGGCGCTTCCGCAGCCGCTGCAGTTTCCGGCGGCGCTGAAGCTCCTGCAGCAGGCGCGGCGGAGTCGGAGTATTCCCGTTCCAACCCGTTCCAGGCCGAAGTGCTGGAGAATCTCAACCTGAACGGACGCGGCTCCGACCGCGAAACCCGTCACGTCGAGCTCTCCCTGGAAGGGTCGAACCTCCAGTACGAAGCGGGCGACAGCCTCGGCGTCTATCCGGAGAACCATCCGCGCCTTGTGGATGAGCTCATCGAAGCGATGGGATGGAATGCGGAAGAGCCGGTTGCCGTGAACAAGAACGGCGAACAAAAGCCGCTGCGTGACGCGCTTCTGCGCAATTTCGAGATTACGGTCCTCACGAAGCCGCTCCTTGAGCAGGTTGCGAAGCTGGCTTCGAACAGCGGGATCGGCGAGCTGCTGGAAGCGGGCCGCGAGCAGGAGCTCCGGGCGTATACGAACGGCCGCGACCTGCTCGACCTCGTGCAGGATTACAGCCTGAAGGGCATTCCTGCCGGCGAGTTCGTCTCCGTCCTCCGCAAGATGCCTCCGCGCCTGTACTCGATCGCGAGCAGCCCGAAGGCCTATCCGGATGAGGTTCACCTTACGGTCCGCACGGTCCGCTACGAAGCCCAGGGCCGCAACCGCTACGGCGTGTGCTCCGTGCACCTGTCCGAGCGCGTACAGCCCGGCGATCCGCTGCCGGTCTTCGTGCAGAGCAACCCGAGCTTCAAGCTTCCGGAGAACGGGGATACCCCGATCATCATGATCGGACCGGGCACCGGCGTCGCTCCGTTCCGTGCGTTCCTCGGCGAGCGGGAAGAGACGGGAGCAGAAGGCAAGTCCTGGCTGTTCTATGGCGACCAGCATTTTGCCACGGACTTCCTGTACCAGGTGGAATGGCAGCGCTGGCTTAAGGACGGCGTGCTGACCCGTATGGATGTGGCGTTCTCCCGGGACACGGACGAGAAGGTCTACGTCCAGCACCGGATGCTCGAGAAGAGCCGCGAGCTGTACCAGTGGCTGCAGGAAGGCGCCTGCGTCTATGTCTGCGGCGACGAGAAGAAGATGGCGCATGACGTGCATGCCGCCCTGGCAACGATCCTTGAACAAGAAGGCGGCCTCAGCCCTGAGGAAGCCGTAGAATATCTGAACCGTATGCAACAGCAGAAACGTTATCAGCGGGATGTTTATTAA